The Pirellulales bacterium genomic interval TCGCGCGAGATGCGCGCGAAGCTTTTCGCGAGGCTCTTGCATGAGCTTGTAGCCGTGGCGACGTCGTTTGAGTTCGCGCGGCTCGATGCGGCCGGGACGATCGCCGACGTTGCATTCGGCGATCCGTTTCAACAGCGCCTGGCAGTGCGAAA includes:
- a CDS encoding IS4 family transposase, which encodes SHCQALLKRIAECNVGDRPGRIEPRELKRRRHGYKLMQEPREKLRAHLARRN